DNA from Amorphoplanes friuliensis DSM 7358:
CCGCGTTGACCAGGATTCCGGGCAGGGCGCGGGAGTACTTGAGGGTGAGCATCGTCAACGCGGTCTTGGAGATGGCGTAGAGGGGCGGCACGATCTGCCAGTCGAACATGTCGAGTTCGAGGGTGGCGGCGAAAGAGCCCACCGTCGAGGACACGTTGACGATGCGGGCGTGCTGTGAGGCCCGCAGCAGGGGGACGAAGGCGTTGGTGACCCGGAGTGCCCCCAGCAGGTTGGCGTCCAGGACCGCCGCGGCGTCCTCGGCGGTGGTCTGCTCCAGCGGGGCGACTCCGGTGTTGACGGCCGCGTTGTTGACGAGGACGTCCAGGCGGCCGTGCTCGGCGCGTACCTGGGCGGCCGCCTGATCGACGCTGGTCTGGTCGGTGATGTCGAGGTGCAGGAGGCCGACGCCGAGCTCGGCGGCGGCGGTCTTGCCGCGCTCGGGGTCGCGGGCGCCGATGAGGACCGTGTGCCCGGCCGCCTTGAGCCGCCGGGCGGTTTCGTAGCCGATGCCCTTGTTGCCGCCGGTGACGAGAGTGATCGTTTGCATGCCTGTCAGCCTGCGGCGGGAGGCCGCCCGGAGGAAGGCGACGTGTGTCGGTGGGACTGCCGGTACCACCCTCGGCAGCCGGGTATGTTGGCCGCGTGGCCGGGATGGTGGGGGCACCGACGCTGGGGACGCTGCTGCGCGGGTTCCGTGACCGCTGCGATTTTGCGCTGCCCGGAACGGTCGCCACGGCCCGGCGTGCCCCCGGTCTGCGCCGCGAGGAGCTGGCGATGCTCGCGGGTGTTTCCGTGGACTACCTCGTCCAGCTCGAACAGGGCCGCGCCGCACGGCCTTCCGCACCGGTGGTCGCCGCGCTGTCGCGTGCGTTGCGTCTCGACGAGGAGGCGTCCGCGCTGCTGCACCGCGCCGCAGGGCTGGCTCCCGCGACCGGATCGGTGACCCGGGTCGTGCCCGCCGGCGTCGAGCGGATGGTCACCCGTCTGCCGTGGCCGGTGGCGGTCTACTCCGCCGACTGGTGGCTGCTGCGCTGGAACCCTGCCTGGACGGCGTTGCTGGGCGACTCCGCGACGCTGCACGGGCGAGCCCGCAACGTCGTCTGGTTCGAGATGACGCAGCCCAGCCCGCGGGTGTGGGTCGACCCGCAGGAGGACGAGGCCTACCGCGATGCCATCGTGGGTGATCTGCGCGTGGCGTATCTCGAGCACCCCGACGATGCCGAGCTGGCCGACCTTGTCACCGCTCTGCACGGGACCAGCCCGGAGTTCGCCGAACGCTGGAACGCCGCCCGCCCCGCCCGATACCTGGGCCTGCGCAAGCACATCGACCATCCCGACGCCGGCCCGATCGTGCTGGACGGCGACGTCCTCCAGGTGCCCGGCTGCGACCTGCGGATGGTCGTCTACTCACCCGCACCCGGGACGCCGGATGCCGCTCGCCTCGCACAATTGACGAGCTGACGAAAATCTTTCCGACATCGGGAAGTCGGATCATTGTTTATGTCCTAAAGCCAGGGGCATCCGGGGGGCGTCGAGAGCTTGACCAGGGCGCAAGCGTCCGCTCTTGACATTCCGTACACCCCCGTTGCTCATCGAAGTCGTCATGAGTACTTCCCCCCATTCAGCGAACACCGGCGCGCGCGAGTCCGAGATCGACAATGACAAGAGTGCGCACCGGCCGGCGGCGACCGGTGGCGCCACCGCTGCCCACCTGTCGGATCGGCGTTCCGTCGTGGCGCGGGAAAAGGACCGCTACGGCGGCATCAAGTGGGGCTCGGCGTTCTTCGGCTGGCTCACCGCCACCGGCACCGCCGTCATCCCGCTCCGGATCCAGGATCCTCAGGGGAGATCTAGAAAAGGCGCGGATCCATCGAACCTGATCCCGCACTGAGCGGGGAGGTCAATCTCCCCCTGCACCGTGACCCGGATGACTACCTGAAGGAAGTGGGCCACCCGGACGCCTGGATCGAGCGCGGCAAGATCCGGATCAGCTACGAGATCCGGCTCAGCCATTTTTTCGTCCGCACCCTCAACGCCGATTTCGATCACCTCGGACGCTTCGTGCGCCGACGAACGGCCAGACCTGATCTCACGGACGAGGACAGCGGCCGCACCTGACCACGCAGAACCTGCACACCGCCGACTCGGCCGTAGCGCTCCCCGAAATATCAGTCTCCGCGACCGCGGTACCGAGCGCATCCTGACCTTCTGCGAGGGCGGCGACCTGGCCGGGCAACTGGCGGCTGCTACCGCCCGCCTTCGGCGAAGCGGTCACCACGATGTTCGTCCACTTACCACAAAGGCAAACAGTCCGCCGCCACTCAACTCGGCGTCACCAGCCACCTCGCAGAACATGCTGGAGCTATCGAGCTGGCCGGGACCAACTGCGGACAATGACCATCGAAGCCCTGCATTTCACCAGGACCACCTGCCACCGCGAGGGCCATTCTCGGGTCCGCGCCGCTCCGGGCCCCGCGTGCTGGCCTCGCTACGCAACCTCGCGATGAACGCTCCACGGCTGGCTGGTCGCACGGGCATCATCGAAGCGCCACCCGCTGGGCCAACCGCGATATGACCAGGCTGTTCACCATCCATCCTCGGACTCATCGGATGATGTTGAACCGGTCGTGGGTTGGACGGTGGGGCGGTCAGTCCGGCTACATCGGATTGACGTGGCGAACGACGTTGCGCGCGTTGATTGTCCCGGCGAATCACGGCTGCGTACGCCGTGATCGAGAAGTGCCTGGTGGGCTGTCGCTATGGGTGTTCGGAGCATGGGGTTACGGAATCGATGCTCAGTAATCTATGTTCTAGTCACGTGAACAGCTCAACATCGAGCGTGGGAGATGTCGGCTCAGATGCGGGGGATCGGCTGTTGTAGGTAGGCAGCCGAGTACACCTCATCTTGCGGCCCTGGGTCACCGCAGCAACCCGACGTACGGGAGGCACGAGTGGAAGACAAGGACGAACGACTGCTCGGATACTGGAACCCTGAGATTGCTGTGCGTCTGGTCGAGCACAACAGCGAAGACTGGGACTACGATGCCCACTTCAAACACGTACCGCCAGCCCTTCTCCCGACGGAGATAGCCCTCGCGGACGCACTCCCGGAGTCCACGAACGTCAGAAACCACCCATTTTTTGACTACGCTGGAGCCCATCCGCATGCGCTGGTCACCTGGGTCGGGCAGGAGCTGTTCGTCACGGGACTCTTCGCCCAGTTGCTGCTGCTGACCGCGACAAGCATCACCAACGTGCACGACCGGGCGTTGTTCGACCAGGTTCCGGCCGGCGAGCACGGACCGGTCCGCGACGGCGTTGCTCGCTTCGCCCATCCCTGGCTCTTGCACGAACTGGCCGTGAGCGTGGGCATCGATAAGCGGACGCTCCGCATCCTCCCGCCCACCGAGGAGTTCCTGCGGATGACCGCCCAGGCTATGCGAACGCCGATGTCAGCTCTGGGCTGCCTCGGCGTCGGGAATGAGAAAATGCTGGTCCCGGAGTATGCCGCTGTTGAACAGGCCTTCGAGAAAGCGCGGCCGGAGGCACGGTTCCGGAAGTTTCTCCGAGCGAACATCGATGAGGACACGGAGCACGCCGCGATAATCTCCCAGGTCGCCGCGAACCTCTCGCTCGGGCGCGAGGACCGAGCCCGCCAATATCTGGACGGCGCGCGAGCCGGAGTGGAAGCTCGGATGAAGTACTACGACGACCTGCTCGACATCGTGAGCAAGTCCGAGTGAGAGGCTTGCCGACATCCAGGAGGCCGCTTGCGACATGAAGGTTTGGTGGAAGAATTTCCGTCGCTGTACGACCTTACCTACGCGGACTATCAGGAGGACATACCGTTCTGGATCGACCTGATCGGCCGCACCGAGGTCCTAGAGTTGGGCGTCGGGACCGGACGAGTGGCCCTGCCTCTGGCGGTTGCGGGAGCCGGAGTCACCGGGCTCGATCACTCGTTACAGATGATTAGGTCTGCGCGGAACAAGATGACCCAAGCGGGAAGTCGCATTAACTTGGTGTACTCGGACCTTACGCGTCTGCCTTTCTCGGAAGGGTCATTCGCGAGTGTCATCTGCCCGTTCAGCACCATCAATTACGTCACCGATCTGGCGGCGCTTCGGCGGGCCTTTTCGGAGGCGCGACGTGTTCTCCGGAAAGGCGGGCTGTTCGCCTTCGAGGCGCTCTCCTGGCACACCTATGACCGATGGTTGAACAATGACGGGCTGCAGCACGTCGTCGACCGGGTCGGGAAAGCGCCGGGCGAACCGATCGATATCACCTACTCGTACCAATTCGACGCCGCGCACCAGATCGCGACGCAAGAGCGGCTATACCGAGTCACCGTGGCTGATGGCGTCCGCAAGGAATATCTTATCCATTGGCGTAATCGCTTCGCGTTCCGGGCCGAGTATCTGTTGCTTCTCGAGGACAGCCGCTTCGCAATTGAATTAGAGGCCGGTGACTATCAAGGCTCCACGTACAGCCATGACGCGGAAGCCTATATAGTGGTCTGCCGCGCTGTGTAGGCGAAAGCTGCCCGTGGAGCTCTGCATTCGCGGTCTTCTCGCCGGTCCTCATCCTGCTCTTGATCGATTGCGCTCAAGCGCGGATCGTCGCTCCTTGCTAGTCGGGACCGCAGCCCTCGAAATACTATTCTGCGGCGTGTAGGTGCGCATTCTGCTCGGTGATCGGGCGAGTACGGGAACTGTCGGAACGGCCATAGCTATAGGTAGCAGTGGGCCAATGTGGCATCTGCCGACACCAAATCGAAGCAATTAACCGATGGTCGACAGGATTCGGTTTGAGTGCGCTGCAAAAATGAATCAATGCCGAAAATTCACCCAAAAGAGTCCTAGTGTTGATCAAGGATGGGAAGGTATTATGTCATTGACTTCGAGCTGGCGCGGCGGTATGCAGGTGAAGTTGACGAGCCTTGTCGCGGTCCCATCAGTATGGATCATGGTCGTGACGAGGGTGGTAATCGATCAGTCGACCGACTCGCGGCTTGCCGCACACCGTTGACGAAGCAGGCGGTCGCCCGCCGTCGAGCCATGGAGCCTTGAGGGGAAGCTAGGTTGACGAGCAAGTCCAAGATCCTGGTAACTGGAAGTAGCATCCGTTCGGATCTGCTCGAACCACTGAGGACGGCAGGGCACATCGTCAGAGTGCCGGACGGGACCTTGACAGAGGCTGAGCTGATTCGTGAGTTGGCGGACACCGAGGTTTACCTCTATGGAGGCGACGAGGAGGCGACAGCCCCGGTGATCGAGTCCTCGGTCGCGCTCCGCCTCATCGCTTTCTACGGCGTCGGCTACGAGAGCTTCATGGATGTCGAGGCCGTCCGTCGACACGGCGTCCGGGTGACCAACACGCCCGGGACGCTCAACAACTCGGTGGCCGAGTTCACCATCGGTCAGCTACTGAACTGCCGCAGACACCTAACGGAGTACGCCCTGAAGTACCTGAACGGCAGCTCCGGCGACGAGGCGAAGCAGAGTGACCTCGGTGCTCATACGGTCGGCATCATAGGGATGGGTGGTATCGGGACACGGCTCGCCGAGATCCTCACCAAAGGATTTGACGCGAACGTCGCCTACTTCTCCCGGACCCGCAAGCCGGCTCTGGAGGAACAATTGGGAATCCGATACACCTCCTTGAACGAGCTGTTCGAGGTGTCCGAGTCGCTTCTCGTCATGATCCCCGGCAACAGCGAGACGCGTCACCTGGTCGGCGAGGAGCAACTTGGGCGCCTTCGGCACGGGAGTGTCCTGGTGAATACTGCCCGACCGGAGATCGTGGAGCCGGGCAGCCTCGACGCGAACCTACGGTCCGGCCGAATCTCCGCTGCGGCGATCGACGGCTACTACAGCGAGAAGACGGAGGAGACGGAGAGCCTGAAGCAGCTGCAGCCACATCCGCTGTTGATCACCGGCCACGTCGCGTCCCTGACGCACGACGCACGGGACGCCATGACCCGGCGCGCAGTCGGATCCATCCTCAACTTTTTGGACACCGGTGCCGATGAATGCATTGTGGTCTAGGCTCGTCTAGCGTTTCGAGCGAGCAGGCCAGGAGGGATTGGCGGCTTTGTGAAGGTAGCTGTCATAGGCGGAGGAATAGTCGGCGCGGCGATCTCGGCGGAACTTTCCCGTCTGGGCGCGACTGTGACGATCTTCGAGGCGGAGGCGCAGTTCGGCACGGGTGCGACCGCCGCCGCCATCGGGGGCATCTCGCCGCTGAGTGACGACTTCATTCGCGCCCAGCTAGCGCCGATGTGCGGGGACATCTTCGATGCCTTCTGGCGGCTCGTGCAACGGTGTGCCGAGGCGGGGCAAGCCTTTCCGATCGTCGAAGAGGGTCTGATGTATGTGGCTCTCACGCCCGACGACGAGGCGCGACTGACCGGGCCCTACAGGGAGAGCCTGGGAGACAGGTTCGCCGTTCGGTGGCTGCCCAAGGGCGAGGCCCTGGCCCTCGAGCCGACCCTCACTCCCGCGTTGATGGGCGCACTCCTAATCCCTGAGGAGCCGGCTCTCGACCCCTCATCCCTGCTGCGTTCAGTGCTGCACCTGCTCAGCGAGTCTGGCAAGGTGTCGGTGCGGCTCGGAACGCGTGTGTCCGAGCTGGTTGACAACATGATGACTGCCGTGGGCCGCGATGGCGAGGTGACGGTCGAGGAGTTCGACCGGATTGTCATCGCCACCGGCAACGACGCCGCCCTGTTACCGTCCCCGCTGAGGACGAGCATGGTGCCGGTGAAAGGTCAGGCGCTGAGGCTCGCGGATCCGGGAAGCTCTCATCCGCTGTTCGCCCACCACGTCTATGCCCACCTGCCGGCGTCAGGTTCGGATCTCAATACGAGCGCGTATCTGGTGCCGCGGACCGACGGGTCCGTTGTTGCCGGAGTCACCTACGAAGAACAGTTCCCCCATGATTTCGTCACGGTGGAGGGACTCCATGAAATCACAGGTGGAATCCGCCGCCTGGTGCCCTCCGCTCGGCACTGGGCGATGACGGCAGCCTGGGCGGGGAGGCGGCCGGCAACCGTGGACGGCGGTCCGATAGTCGGCGTTCTGCCGGGGGCGGAGGCCGTCATTTACGCCATGGGGCATTTCGGGCTGGGTGTGACGCTCGCCCCCCTGACTGCAGAACTAGTCGCTGAAATCCTCGGTCTGTCCGACCGAGGGCTGATGGCAGGTGGGGGATACGACCCGCTGTCCCCGGAGCGCTTTCATTGACTAGCCCACCAAGAAAGCGGAAGCGAACTCGTGATTGAGTCATGAAAATATTTTTGTCGGGTGTCTCGAGCGAGTTCCGGGAATGTCGAACCTCGCTGGCGAGCGACCTGCGGGCCATGGGTGCCGAGGTCATGCTGCAGGAGGATTTGCAGCAGGGCGGCAGGTCGCTGCTCGAAAAATTGCAGTCCTACATCGAGTTTTGCGACCGGGTCATCTATCTTCTGGGGGATACCTATGGGTATGAGGCACCCATTTCCGGGGGTGGTCCGGCGCCGCGTTCATACACCCAGTGGGAGTACTTCTTCGCAATGGGGGAGAAGCTCGACGGTCGGAGAGCCCCCGCCAAAGAGATATACTTGTACGTCGCTGATGCGAAGTTTCACCCGCAGAGCCGCTTGATCCAGAGCGAGGAGCACGAACGTCGGCAGAAGGCGTTCGCCGACATGGTGCTGAGCTCCGGATATGACCGGGGTCGGTTCTCGTCGCTCGATGCTCTTTGTCGCCTGGCCCTGCGGGATGGGTTCCATCTGCCCACGCTCCCGCAGACGTCTCCGGACGTTTCCAGCGTGCACGAGTATCTGCGTTCGCTGCGTAGTCGTCTGGACCAGATCGACATCGGCTCCCCGGTTCAACGCGTCAACTCTGTCGCGACCCCGTTGCGGCATCTGAACATTATCGAGGCCGTCTGTACGAGGCCACGCGTTCGTCGCATCCTGAAGCTCGCTGATTCTCCCGATGGGATCGAGGTCTCCGAGACACAGCGAGAGGCCTTCGCGGGCATCGGTGACGCCGGCCGGCGCCAGGTTATTCTCGGTCACCCCGGTTCCGGTAAGACCACCCTGGCGAGGTGGCTCGTGATCCGGTACGCGCAGGACTTCCTGGAGGGACGATCGTTCTCGGTGCCGATCTACCTCCCGCTCAGGGAAGTGGCTCTTTCCTCCATCGGCAGTCTCGACGATCTCATCGAAACCGCCACGAAACTTCAGCCGACGCTTCCGGCCGAGGCCGAAGTGCGTCGATTCCTACGCGAGAACCGCAATCGGCTCTCCCTGATCATCGACGGCCTCGACGAACTGCCCGCAATCTCGGCGGCCGGCGAGGCCAGGGCGGAATCCATCAGCCGACTGTACGGCATATTAGACGAGTTTATCGACTCGAGCGAGGGACATCAGGTAGTAATCACCAGTCGTATCCAGGACTACCTTCACAACCCTGAGTTCCAGTACTCCGGAGCAGTCTGCCTGCTGGTCGATGAGATGTCCATCGATCAGATCAAGGAGTCTATCCTGAATTGGCACCGCATGGCGGGACGGCTCGCCTCGGGCGACCCCGACAACGCTGATTGGCTAGACCGGGCTTCCCGGGTGTTCAGTCTGGTGCAGGGCAACACCGACCTCGCTTCTTTTGTCGCGAATCCTCTCTGCCTCAATCTGTTGCAGATGGTCTACGACGATTCAGAACTGCCTTATCTTTCCATCTCGCGGATC
Protein-coding regions in this window:
- a CDS encoding NAD(P)/FAD-dependent oxidoreductase, producing the protein MKVAVIGGGIVGAAISAELSRLGATVTIFEAEAQFGTGATAAAIGGISPLSDDFIRAQLAPMCGDIFDAFWRLVQRCAEAGQAFPIVEEGLMYVALTPDDEARLTGPYRESLGDRFAVRWLPKGEALALEPTLTPALMGALLIPEEPALDPSSLLRSVLHLLSESGKVSVRLGTRVSELVDNMMTAVGRDGEVTVEEFDRIVIATGNDAALLPSPLRTSMVPVKGQALRLADPGSSHPLFAHHVYAHLPASGSDLNTSAYLVPRTDGSVVAGVTYEEQFPHDFVTVEGLHEITGGIRRLVPSARHWAMTAAWAGRRPATVDGGPIVGVLPGAEAVIYAMGHFGLGVTLAPLTAELVAEILGLSDRGLMAGGGYDPLSPERFH
- a CDS encoding SDR family NAD(P)-dependent oxidoreductase; the protein is MQTITLVTGGNKGIGYETARRLKAAGHTVLIGARDPERGKTAAAELGVGLLHLDITDQTSVDQAAAQVRAEHGRLDVLVNNAAVNTGVAPLEQTTAEDAAAVLDANLLGALRVTNAFVPLLRASQHARIVNVSSTVGSFAATLELDMFDWQIVPPLYAISKTALTMLTLKYSRALPGILVNAADPGYTATDLNNGQGTQTVTEGTDAIVHLATLDDDGPTGTFINRDGTVAW
- a CDS encoding 2-hydroxyacid dehydrogenase, translating into MTSKSKILVTGSSIRSDLLEPLRTAGHIVRVPDGTLTEAELIRELADTEVYLYGGDEEATAPVIESSVALRLIAFYGVGYESFMDVEAVRRHGVRVTNTPGTLNNSVAEFTIGQLLNCRRHLTEYALKYLNGSSGDEAKQSDLGAHTVGIIGMGGIGTRLAEILTKGFDANVAYFSRTRKPALEEQLGIRYTSLNELFEVSESLLVMIPGNSETRHLVGEEQLGRLRHGSVLVNTARPEIVEPGSLDANLRSGRISAAAIDGYYSEKTEETESLKQLQPHPLLITGHVASLTHDARDAMTRRAVGSILNFLDTGADECIVV
- a CDS encoding class I SAM-dependent methyltransferase; the encoded protein is MEEFPSLYDLTYADYQEDIPFWIDLIGRTEVLELGVGTGRVALPLAVAGAGVTGLDHSLQMIRSARNKMTQAGSRINLVYSDLTRLPFSEGSFASVICPFSTINYVTDLAALRRAFSEARRVLRKGGLFAFEALSWHTYDRWLNNDGLQHVVDRVGKAPGEPIDITYSYQFDAAHQIATQERLYRVTVADGVRKEYLIHWRNRFAFRAEYLLLLEDSRFAIELEAGDYQGSTYSHDAEAYIVVCRAV
- a CDS encoding helix-turn-helix domain-containing protein; translation: MVGAPTLGTLLRGFRDRCDFALPGTVATARRAPGLRREELAMLAGVSVDYLVQLEQGRAARPSAPVVAALSRALRLDEEASALLHRAAGLAPATGSVTRVVPAGVERMVTRLPWPVAVYSADWWLLRWNPAWTALLGDSATLHGRARNVVWFEMTQPSPRVWVDPQEDEAYRDAIVGDLRVAYLEHPDDAELADLVTALHGTSPEFAERWNAARPARYLGLRKHIDHPDAGPIVLDGDVLQVPGCDLRMVVYSPAPGTPDAARLAQLTS
- a CDS encoding iron-containing redox enzyme family protein; this translates as MEDKDERLLGYWNPEIAVRLVEHNSEDWDYDAHFKHVPPALLPTEIALADALPESTNVRNHPFFDYAGAHPHALVTWVGQELFVTGLFAQLLLLTATSITNVHDRALFDQVPAGEHGPVRDGVARFAHPWLLHELAVSVGIDKRTLRILPPTEEFLRMTAQAMRTPMSALGCLGVGNEKMLVPEYAAVEQAFEKARPEARFRKFLRANIDEDTEHAAIISQVAANLSLGREDRARQYLDGARAGVEARMKYYDDLLDIVSKSE